From a region of the Triticum aestivum cultivar Chinese Spring chromosome 7D, IWGSC CS RefSeq v2.1, whole genome shotgun sequence genome:
- the LOC123168880 gene encoding ABC transporter B family member 1, with protein sequence MSSDPEEIKARVVVHGAGADANAADEWARPELEAFHLPSTSQPPHLFHPPHPEPEAAEQSTPAPAVAAATGTNNASGSPPPPRSPPPAPLETEQLPPNAKPPADEKPPPPAPAAALRDLFRFADGLDRVLMAVGTLGALVHGCSLPVFLRFFADLVDSFGSHADDPDTMVRLVVKYAFYFLVVGAAIWASSWAEISCWMWTGERQSTRMRIRYLQAALKQDVSFFDTDVRTSDVIYAINADAVIVQDAISEKLGNLIHYMATFVAGFVVGFTAAWQLALVTLAVVPLIAVIGGLTAATMGKLSSKSQDALSSASNIAEQALSQIRIVQSFVGEQRVAQAYSEALAVAQSIGYRNGFAKGLGLGGTYFTVFCCYALLLWYGGHLVRGHHTNGGLAIATMFSVMIGGLGLGQSAPSMAAFAKARVAAAKIFRIIDHTPGITKEGVELESVTGRLELRNVEFAYPSRPDTPILRRFSLSVPAGKTIALVGSSGSGKSTVVSLIERFYDPSSGQIMLDGVELKDLKLRWLRSQIGLVSQEPALFATSIRENLLLGREEASQVEMEEAARVANAHSFIIKLPDGYDTQVGERGLQLSGGQKQRIAIARAMLKNPAILLLDEATSALDSESEKLVQEALDRFMIGRTTLVIAHRLSTIRKADLVAVLQAGAVSEMGAHDDLMARGDSGAYAKLIRMQEQAHEAALVSARRSSARPSSARNSVSSPIMMRNSSYGRSPYSRRLSDFSTADFSLSVIHDPAAHRMGMGMGMGMEKLAFRAQASSFWRLAKMNSPEWGYALAGSVGSMVCGSFSAIFAYILSAVLSIYYTPDPRHMDREIAKYCYLLIGMSSAALLFNTVQHLFWDTVGENLTKRVREKMLTAVLRNEMAWFDMEANASAHIAARLALDAQNVRSAIGDRISIIVQNSALMLVACTAGFVLQWRLALVLLAVFPLVVGATVLQKMFMKGFSGDLEAAHAKATQIAGEAVANVRTVAAFNSEDKITRLFEANLQRPLRRCFWKGQIAGIGYGVAQFLLYASYALGLWYAAWLVKHGVSDFSKTIRVFMVLMVSANGAAETLTLAPDFIKGGRAMQSVFETIDRKTEIEPDDVDAAAVPERPRGDVELKHVDFSYPSRPDVQVFRDLSLRARAGRTLALVGPSGCGKSSVLALIQRFYEPSSGRVLLDGKDIRKYNLKALRRVVAMVPQEPFLFAGTIHDNIAYGREGATEAEVVEAATQANAHKFVSALPEGYKTCVGERGVQLSGGQRQRIAIARALVKQAAIMLLDEATSALDAESERCVQEALDRAGSGSGRTTIVVAHRLATVRNAHTIAVIDDGKVVEQGSHSHLLNHHPDGCYARMLQLQRLTPHTLAVPGPGPSASNV encoded by the exons ATGTCTAGCGACCCTGAAGAGATCAAGGCTCGCGTCGTCGTCCACGGCGCCGGCGCCGACGCCAACGCCGCCGACGAGTGGGCCCGCCCGGAGCTCGAGGCCTTCCACCTCCCCTCCACCTCCCAGCCCCCGCACTTGTTCCACCCACCGCACCCAGAGCCAGAAGCAGCAGAGCAATCCACGCCAGCACCGGCCGTGGCAGCAGCTACCGGCACCAACAATGCGTCTGGTTCcccccctcctcctcgctcgccgcctcccgcgccactGGAGACGGAGCAGCTTCCGCCCAATGCCAAGCCGCCTGCCGACGAGAAGCCGCCCCCTCCGGCGCCGGCGGCCGCCCTGCGCGACTTGTTCCGCTTCGCCGACGGCCTAGATCGCGTCCTCATGGCCGTGGGCACGCTCGGCGCCCTCGTCCACGGCTGCTCCCTCCCCGTCTTCCTCCGCTTCTTCGCCGACCTCGTCGACTCCTTCGGCTCCCACGCCGACGACCCGGACACCATGGTCCGCCTCGTCGTCAAGTACGCCTTCTACTTCCTCGTCGTGGGCGCCGCCATCTGGGCGTCGTCCTGGGCCGAGATTTCCTGCTGGATGTGGACCGGCGAGCGGCAGTCCACCCGGATGCGGATCCGGTACCTCCAGGCGGCGCTCAAGCAGGACGTCTCCTTCTTCGACACCGACGTGCGCACCTCCGACGTCATCTATGCCATCAACGCCGACGCTGTCATCGTCCAGGACGCCATCAGCGAGAAGCTCGGCAACCTCATCCACTACATGGCCACCTTCGTGGCCGGCTTCGTCGTCGGCTTCACCGCAGCGTGGCAGCTCGCGCTCGTCACGCTGGCCGTCGTGCCGCTCATCGCCGTCATCGGCGGCCTCACCGCCGCCACCATGGGCAAGCTCTCCTCCAAGAGCCAGGACGCGCTGTCCAGCGCCAGCAACATCGCGGAGCAGGCCCTGTCGCAGATACGGATCGTGCAGTCGTTCGTGGGTGAGCAGCGGGTGGCGCAGGCCTACTCGGAGGCGCTAGCCGTGGCGCAGAGCATCGGCTACCGGAACGGCTTTGCCAAGGGCCTCGGGCTGGGCGGCACCTACTTCACCGTCTTCTGCTGCTACGCTCTGCTCCTCTGGTACGGCGGGCACCTCGTTCGCGGCCACCACACCAACGGCGGGCTGGCCATCGCCACCATGTTCTCCGTCATGATCGGCGGACT CGGTCTTGGGCAGTCGGCGCCGAGCATGGCGGCGTTTGCCAAGGCGAGGGTTGCGGCCGCGAAGATCTTCCGTATCATCGACCACACGCCAGGCATCACCAAGGAAGGCGTGGAGCTGGAGTCGGTGACGGGGCGGCTGGAGCTGAGGAACGTGGAGTTCGCGTACCCGTCCCGGCCGGACACGCCGATTCTGCGCCGCTTCTCTCTAAGCGTACCGGCCGGGAAGACGATCGCTCTGGTTGGCAGCTCTGGCTCCGGGAAGAGTACGGTGGTGTCGCTGATCGAGAGGTTCTACGACCCGAGTTCAG GGCAAATCATGCTTGACGGTGTTGAGCTCAAGGATCTGAAGCTGCGGTGGCTGCGGTCGCAGATCGGCCTGGTGAGCCAGGAGCCGGCGCTGTTCGCGACGAGCATCAGGGAGAACCTGCTGCTTGGGAGGGAGGAGGCGAGCCAGGTGGAGATGGAGGAGGCCGCCAGGGTCGCCAACGCCCACTCCTTCATCATCAAGCTCCCCGACGGCTACGACACGcag GTGGGGGAGCGCGGCCTGCAGCTCTCCGGCGGCCAGAAGCAGCGGATCGCCATTGCCCGTGCGATGCTCAAGAACCCGGCCATCCTCCTCCTGGACGAGGCCACCAGCGCGCTGGACTCCGAGTCGGAGAAGCTCGTGCAGGAGGCGCTGGACCGCTTCATGATCGGCCGCACCACCCTGGTCATCGCGCACAGGCTCTCCACCATCCGCAAGGCCGACCTCGTCGCCGTCCTGCAGGCTGGCGCCGTGTCCGAGATGGGCGCGCACGACGATCTCATGGCCAGAGGGGACAGCGGCGCGTACGCCAAGCTCATCCGCATGCAGGAGCAGGCGCACGAGGCGGCCCTCGTCAGCGCTAGGAGGAGCAGCGCAAGGCCCTCCAGCGCCCGCAACTCCGTCAGCTCACCCATCATGATGCGCAACTCCTCCTACGGCCGCTCGCCCTACTCCCGCCGCCTCTCCGACTTCTCCACCGCCGACTTCAGCCTGTCCGTCATACATGACCCAGCCGCCCACCGGATGGGCATGGgcatgggaatgggaatggagaaGCTGGCGTTCCGTGCGCAGGCCAGCTCCTTCTGGCGGCTGGCCAAGATGAACTCGCCCGAGTGGGGCTACGCGCTCGCCGGCTCCGTGGGGTCCATGGTATGCGGCTCCTTCAGCGCCATCTTCGCCTACATCCTCAGCGCGGTGCTCAGCATCTACTACACGCCGGACCCGAGGCACATGGACCGGGAGATCGCCAAGTACTGCTACCTCCTCATCGGCATGTCCTCCGCCGCGCTGCTCTTCAACACCGTGCAGCACCTCTTCTGGGACACGGTGGGCGAGAACCTCACCAAGCGCGTGCGCGAGAAGATGCTCACGGCGGTGCTCCGCAACGAGATGGCCTGGTTCGACATGGAGGCCAATGCCAGCGCGCACATCGCTGCCAGGCTCGCGCTGGACGCCCAGAACGTGCGCTCCGCCATCGGGGACCGCATCTCCATCATCGTGCAGAACTCGGCGCTTATGCTCGTCGCCTGCACGGCCGGGTTCGTCCTGCAGTGGCGCCTCGCGCTCGTGCTCCTCGCCGTCTTCCCACTCGTCGTCGGCGCCACCGTCCTGCAGAAGATGTTCATGAAGGGTTTCTCGGGTGACCTGGAAGCCGCGCACGCCAAGGCGACGCAGATTGCGGGGGAGGCGGTGGCCAACGTGCGCACCGTGGCGGCGTTCAACTCGGAGGACAAGATCACGAGGCTCTTCGAGGCCAACCTGCAGAGGCCGCTCCGGCGCTGCTTCTGGAAGGGCCAGATCGCCGGCATCGGCTACGGTGTGGCGCAGTTCCTGCTGTACGCGTCCTACGCGCTGGGCCTGTGGTACGCTGCGTGGCTGGTGAAGCACGGCGTCTCCGACTTCTCCAAGACCATCCGCGTCTTCATGGTGCTCATGGTCTCCGCCAACGGTGCCGCCGAGACGCTGACGCTGGCGCCGGACTTCATCAAGGGCGGGCGGGCCATGCAGTCGGTGTTCGAGACCATCGACCGCAAGACGGAGATCGAGCCCGACGACGTGGACGCCGCAGCCGTCCCCGAGCGGCCCAGGGGCGACGTGGAGTTGAAGCACGTCGACTTCTCGTACCCGTCGCGGCCGGACGTTCAGGTGTTCCGGGACCTGAGCCTCCGCGCCCGCGCAGGCCGGACGCTGGCGCTGGTGGGGCCCAGCGGGTGCGGCAAGAGCTCCGTGCTGGCGCTCATCCAGCGCTTCTACGAGCCCAGCTCCGGGCGCGTGCTCCTGGACGGCAAGGACATCCGCAAGTACAACCTCAAGGCGCTGCGGCGAGTGGTGGCCATGGTGCCGCAGGAGCCGTTTCTTTTCGCCGGCACCATCCACGACAACATCGCCTACGGCCGCGAGGGCGCTAccgaggcggaggtggtggaggcggcaACGCAGGCCAACGCGCACAAGTTCGTGTCGGCGCTGCCGGAAGGGTACAAGACGTGCGTCGGGGAGCGCGGGGTGCAGCTGTCGGGAGGGCAGCGCCAGCGGATCGCCATCGCGCGAGCGCTGGTGAAGCAGGCGGCCATCATGCTGCTGGACGAGGCGACGAGTGCGCTGGACGCCGAGTCGGAGCGGTGCGTGCAGGAGGCGCTGGACCGGGCCGGGTCAGGGTCAGGGCGAACGACCATCGTGGTGGCGCACCGCCTGGCCACGGTGCGGAACGCGCACACCATCGCGGTCATCGACGACGGCAAGGTGGTGGAGCAAGGGTCGCACTCGCACCTGCTCAACCATCACCCCGACGGATGCTACGCGCGGATGCTGCAGCTGCAGCGCCTCACGCCCCACACCCTTGCCGTGCCCGGACCCGGACCCTCTGCATCCAACGTTTGA